One segment of Terriglobia bacterium DNA contains the following:
- the asnA gene encoding aspartate--ammonia ligase, whose translation MASTTLDKRADLAGPGIGNYEDLERILPTDYHSLLDRKQTQKAIYAVKQYIEENLCRELNLMMVQVPLIVDVESGVNDMLDRDGSRTPIQFHINNDYNKHPIDAQVVQDATKWKRVALQQFGMKPGEGLCTDMRAVRKDYFLDHDHSCYVDQWDWERAITAADRNVAFLKDVVRKIWKVLWGAERFAQDMFPQLKDPRYPNMPEELTFLHAEEILDMYPDLPRKQRETAILQKYPAVFIIGIGWPLKDGYPHENRAADYDDWVTDTSKETGKPTHGINGDILVWNHVTKRRHELSSMGIRVNAETLKVQLGMASQLDNLKLPYHQAILNNQVPLSVGGGIGQSRTQMWILRKAHLGEVSVTVWPKILKDICAKKQIFVLE comes from the coding sequence ATGGCATCTACGACTTTGGACAAACGAGCGGATCTCGCCGGTCCCGGCATTGGCAACTACGAGGACCTCGAGCGAATTCTGCCCACCGACTACCACTCCTTACTGGACCGCAAGCAGACGCAGAAAGCCATCTACGCGGTCAAACAGTACATTGAAGAGAATCTTTGCCGTGAACTGAACCTGATGATGGTCCAGGTACCGCTCATCGTCGACGTCGAGAGCGGTGTCAACGACATGCTCGACCGCGACGGTTCGCGCACGCCCATCCAGTTCCACATCAACAACGACTACAACAAGCATCCCATTGACGCCCAGGTCGTACAGGACGCAACCAAGTGGAAACGCGTCGCCCTCCAGCAGTTCGGCATGAAGCCCGGCGAAGGCCTCTGCACCGACATGCGCGCCGTCCGCAAGGACTACTTCCTCGATCACGACCACAGTTGCTACGTCGACCAGTGGGATTGGGAGCGCGCCATCACCGCCGCCGATCGCAACGTCGCGTTCCTCAAAGACGTGGTGCGCAAGATATGGAAGGTGCTTTGGGGCGCCGAGCGTTTCGCGCAGGACATGTTCCCGCAGCTCAAGGACCCGCGCTATCCCAACATGCCCGAGGAACTCACCTTCCTGCACGCCGAAGAAATTCTCGACATGTATCCTGACCTGCCGCGCAAGCAGCGCGAGACGGCCATCCTGCAGAAGTACCCGGCCGTCTTCATCATCGGCATCGGCTGGCCGCTCAAAGACGGCTATCCGCACGAGAACCGCGCCGCCGACTACGACGACTGGGTCACCGACACCAGCAAGGAAACCGGCAAGCCCACGCACGGCATCAACGGCGACATCCTGGTCTGGAACCACGTGACCAAGCGCCGCCACGAACTGTCATCCATGGGCATCCGCGTCAACGCCGAGACCTTGAAGGTGCAGCTCGGCATGGCCAGCCAGCTCGACAACCTCAAGCTGCCCTATCACCAGGCCATCCTGAACAACCAGGTGCCGCTCTCGGTCGGCGGAGGCATCGGCCAGTCGCGTACCCAAATGTGGATCCTCCGCAAAGCCCACCTCGGCGAAGTCAGCGTAACCGTGTGGCCGAAGATCCTCAAAGACATCTGCGCGAAGAAACAAATCTTCGTGCTCGAATAA
- a CDS encoding SH3 domain-containing protein, translating to MNLWKFFRSHISRRTPGPVLFAALFVVLATVACNRGSGGSREYVYVSVPQAFLRDRIAAVYNKVGMVKSGERVQVLEHQRRFLRVRTARKEEGWLEERFTITEAVYKQFQKLDEDSKGLPTQGRAVTRAKLNMHIEPSRNADTLYQLTDGEKVDIFKRATTVRPEKQALAVVKPSKNGEPQEPPKIYDDWWLVRSQEGHYGWVLARMIDLDIPLDIAQYAEGQRIQAAFVLDQVDEDGQKFPQYLVLLSTPKDGLPYDFDQFRVFTRNTRKHRYETAYRERNVVGFFPVKVATENFDKEGVLPTFTLRLQAQNGQIVDRKYKLNTPIVRRVSAPGDDIKLASSRKEPESREPRSRKRRK from the coding sequence GTGAATCTCTGGAAATTCTTTCGTTCGCACATCTCTCGACGCACGCCGGGTCCCGTTCTCTTCGCTGCCTTGTTCGTTGTACTTGCGACGGTCGCCTGTAACCGGGGTTCCGGCGGGTCCCGCGAATACGTCTACGTCTCGGTGCCCCAGGCATTTCTTCGCGATCGCATTGCCGCCGTTTACAACAAGGTCGGGATGGTCAAGAGCGGTGAGCGCGTCCAGGTCCTCGAGCACCAGCGGCGCTTCCTGCGCGTCCGAACCGCTCGCAAGGAAGAGGGCTGGCTCGAAGAGCGCTTCACCATCACCGAAGCCGTCTACAAGCAATTCCAGAAACTCGATGAAGACAGCAAAGGGCTTCCCACCCAGGGCCGCGCCGTCACTCGCGCGAAACTGAACATGCACATCGAGCCTTCGCGCAACGCCGATACCCTGTATCAGCTCACCGACGGCGAGAAGGTCGACATCTTCAAACGTGCCACCACCGTGCGTCCCGAAAAGCAGGCGCTCGCCGTCGTTAAGCCCAGCAAGAACGGAGAACCGCAGGAGCCACCGAAGATCTACGACGACTGGTGGCTCGTAAGAAGCCAGGAAGGGCATTACGGCTGGGTACTCGCGCGCATGATCGATCTCGACATTCCTCTCGACATCGCGCAGTACGCCGAAGGGCAGCGCATCCAGGCCGCCTTCGTCCTCGACCAGGTCGACGAAGACGGTCAGAAGTTCCCGCAATACCTCGTCCTGCTGAGCACTCCAAAGGACGGTCTCCCTTACGACTTCGACCAGTTCCGCGTCTTCACCCGCAACACCCGCAAGCACCGCTACGAAACCGCTTACCGCGAGCGCAATGTCGTCGGCTTCTTCCCCGTGAAGGTCGCCACCGAAAACTTCGACAAAGAAGGCGTGCTTCCCACCTTCACTCTCCGCCTGCAGGCCCAAAACGGACAGATCGTCGATCGCAAATACAAGCTCAACACGCCCATCGTCCGCCGCGTATCCGCTCCCGGCGACGACATCAAACTCGCGTCATCCAGGAAAGAACCAGAATCTCGCGAACCAAGGTCCAGAAAACGCCGCAAGTAG
- a CDS encoding Ig-like domain-containing protein, which produces MMRTIKAVANIRSSAVLLLLLLAFFSSGCGDFFVSGSALNSISVTPASIFLTVGETKQFTANGTTVNGDSKDVTSTAKWSSSSAGVATVSAGLVTAVASGNTTVTASQDGVSSSAGVIVNTSALNTINITSTTTIVTSGSTLPLTATGTFADGSTQTLTNQVAWSSDTTSVATVSSSGVVTGVSTGTAKITASVTTTTGTVSNNITITVQ; this is translated from the coding sequence ATGATGCGGACTATTAAAGCCGTCGCAAACATCCGGAGTTCCGCAGTCCTTCTCCTTCTCCTGCTCGCATTCTTCTCCAGCGGATGCGGCGACTTCTTTGTCTCCGGCAGTGCTCTGAATAGCATCAGCGTCACTCCGGCTTCCATCTTCCTTACCGTCGGTGAGACCAAGCAGTTCACCGCCAACGGTACTACCGTGAACGGCGATAGCAAGGACGTCACCAGCACCGCAAAATGGAGCAGTTCCTCGGCCGGTGTTGCCACCGTCAGCGCCGGTCTCGTGACGGCCGTTGCATCAGGCAACACCACTGTTACCGCATCGCAGGACGGTGTGTCGTCATCCGCCGGGGTCATCGTCAACACCTCGGCGCTGAATACAATAAACATCACCTCCACGACCACTATCGTCACCAGTGGCTCAACCCTGCCGCTTACGGCCACAGGAACGTTCGCTGATGGCAGCACGCAGACCCTTACGAATCAGGTCGCATGGAGTTCCGATACCACCAGCGTTGCTACTGTGAGCAGTTCGGGCGTGGTGACCGGAGTCTCGACCGGAACTGCCAAGATCACTGCTTCCGTCACAACCACTACCGGCACGGTTTCGAACAACATCACCATCACCGTGCAGTAA
- a CDS encoding M28 family peptidase, with amino-acid sequence MTASLSFASKSLGIVLLAAAGVLSGAAQAAPAKETVCKSCMEKDIRYLASDELRGRGSATEDELTAAKYIAAVFQKLGLEPAMGEDYIIPVKLTRKKFVSPPHLKFTVNGKEMVWTHGREMIALRLTAAEIQGKIVHINPDPAQASKAPLGSIVVVTEPIPDEERRQVLGSLLSSDASLVIIQASGPFEHNWDRYANQPAMLPTTVEGEESARRRAALVVVKSEEMRTLAQVPAGTEVTISGTTAEDDQQTRNVVGVLRGSDPALKAQYVMFSAHMDHLGVCAKTGDTICNGADDDASGTATVLELARIFTRGPRPKRSVVFATFGSEELGLLGSRGMAAKPPFPLGDVVADIEFEQTALPESKVGGKEFWMTGSQLSDLRSLLVQHGSQLADDPFPDNPFFRASDNYSFATKGVVAHTMSGAAEFPDYHQPGDEAQKLNYEFLANSLQAVLPGLTWLANSPARPTYEPGKNAAEAK; translated from the coding sequence TTGACAGCCTCTCTGTCCTTCGCGAGCAAATCCCTCGGTATCGTGTTACTGGCTGCGGCCGGCGTATTGAGCGGAGCTGCACAGGCAGCGCCGGCCAAGGAAACCGTCTGCAAGTCGTGCATGGAAAAGGATATCCGGTATCTTGCCAGCGACGAACTGCGGGGGCGCGGAAGCGCTACCGAGGATGAGTTGACAGCAGCGAAGTATATTGCGGCAGTATTCCAGAAACTAGGGCTGGAGCCCGCGATGGGTGAAGACTACATCATCCCGGTTAAGCTCACGCGGAAGAAGTTTGTCAGTCCTCCGCACCTTAAATTCACCGTCAATGGCAAAGAGATGGTCTGGACGCACGGAAGGGAGATGATTGCACTGCGCCTGACGGCGGCGGAGATACAGGGAAAGATCGTGCACATCAACCCGGATCCGGCGCAGGCGTCGAAGGCCCCGTTGGGAAGCATCGTTGTCGTGACCGAGCCGATTCCGGACGAGGAGAGGAGGCAAGTACTCGGCTCGCTGCTCTCCAGTGACGCATCACTGGTGATCATTCAGGCTTCGGGACCCTTCGAGCACAACTGGGATCGATATGCGAACCAGCCTGCGATGCTTCCCACCACGGTCGAGGGGGAGGAGAGTGCACGGAGGCGTGCGGCGCTGGTGGTTGTAAAAAGTGAGGAAATGCGAACGCTCGCGCAGGTCCCCGCGGGAACCGAAGTCACAATATCGGGCACGACGGCGGAAGACGATCAGCAGACGCGAAACGTGGTTGGCGTGCTGCGCGGAAGCGACCCGGCGCTGAAGGCGCAGTATGTGATGTTCTCCGCTCACATGGACCATTTAGGAGTTTGCGCGAAGACGGGCGACACGATCTGCAATGGCGCCGATGACGATGCCTCGGGAACGGCCACGGTGCTGGAACTGGCACGAATTTTTACCAGAGGACCTCGTCCGAAACGCAGCGTCGTATTTGCGACATTCGGCAGCGAAGAACTCGGACTGCTGGGTTCGCGCGGAATGGCTGCGAAGCCGCCGTTCCCTTTAGGTGACGTTGTGGCCGACATCGAATTCGAACAGACGGCTCTGCCGGAATCGAAGGTAGGCGGCAAGGAATTCTGGATGACGGGATCGCAGCTATCAGATTTGCGGAGTTTGCTGGTGCAGCACGGTAGCCAGTTGGCGGATGATCCCTTTCCAGACAATCCATTTTTCCGCGCTTCCGACAATTACAGTTTTGCCACGAAGGGAGTGGTTGCGCACACCATGAGCGGGGCGGCGGAATTTCCTGACTACCACCAACCCGGAGATGAAGCACAAAAACTGAACTACGAGTTCCTGGCGAATTCGTTGCAAGCAGTTTTGCCGGGGCTGACGTGGCTTGCGAACAGCCCCGCGCGGCCGACTTACGAGCCGGGAAAGAATGCGGCAGAGGCCAAGTGA
- a CDS encoding DUF2203 domain-containing protein: MKTFSLQEAQSLLPILESLLRSSIEGKKVIEEVDKELSSLSERIFLTGGAFIEVKKVALRRAERDKAIQKVKDAIAEINAIGVQVKDLDIGLLDFPCKVGDEIVLLCWKLGEAAITHWHGTEEGFAGRKPIDDRIARAKSGDIN; the protein is encoded by the coding sequence ATGAAGACATTCAGCCTGCAAGAAGCGCAGTCGTTGTTGCCGATACTGGAGAGCCTGCTGCGATCATCGATCGAAGGGAAGAAGGTCATCGAAGAGGTGGACAAGGAACTCTCGTCGCTGAGCGAACGGATTTTCCTGACCGGCGGCGCCTTCATTGAAGTGAAAAAGGTGGCGCTGCGGCGGGCGGAGCGCGACAAGGCCATCCAGAAAGTGAAGGACGCTATCGCTGAAATAAACGCGATAGGGGTGCAGGTGAAGGACCTCGATATCGGCTTGCTGGACTTTCCGTGCAAGGTGGGCGACGAAATCGTGCTGCTGTGCTGGAAGTTGGGCGAGGCTGCGATAACACACTGGCACGGAACAGAAGAAGGATTTGCTGGACGGAAACCGATTGATGACAGGATCGCGCGAGCGAAGTCGGGCGATATTAACTAG
- a CDS encoding HAD family hydrolase — protein sequence MAPAEISTLFFDWDGTLVDSAMSSYLTFQKALEHCGIPFSWEQFEAYFTPDWHRIYEAVGLEQERWLVADQAWRDNYPCVQYSLVQGAKDTLLALRDRGYHVGVVTSGNRWRLANEIRDFGLDGVFDVVICSDDVTKRKPHPEGLFKAAAHMKCEPNCCSYIGDVPEDILAGKNAGMHTIGVKSGFPTSRRLGESAPDLQLEEIADLLKHFAK from the coding sequence ATGGCACCGGCGGAGATCAGTACATTATTTTTCGACTGGGACGGGACGCTGGTGGATTCGGCGATGTCGTCGTATCTCACTTTCCAGAAAGCTCTGGAGCACTGCGGGATTCCGTTCTCATGGGAGCAGTTCGAAGCGTATTTCACGCCGGACTGGCACCGGATATACGAAGCGGTGGGGTTAGAGCAGGAGCGGTGGCTGGTCGCCGACCAGGCGTGGCGCGACAACTATCCGTGCGTACAATATTCGCTTGTGCAGGGCGCGAAAGATACGTTGCTGGCGCTGCGGGATCGCGGGTATCACGTGGGAGTTGTTACCAGCGGGAACCGCTGGCGCCTGGCAAACGAGATTCGGGACTTTGGGCTGGACGGCGTTTTCGATGTCGTGATCTGCAGCGACGATGTGACGAAGCGTAAACCGCATCCGGAAGGGCTCTTCAAAGCAGCGGCGCACATGAAGTGCGAGCCGAACTGCTGTTCTTACATTGGCGACGTTCCCGAGGATATCCTGGCGGGCAAGAACGCGGGAATGCATACGATCGGGGTGAAGAGCGGATTCCCAACCTCGAGGCGGCTCGGTGAGAGCGCGCCGGATCTGCAGCTGGAAGAGATAGCGGACCTGCTGAAACACTTCGCGAAGTAA
- a CDS encoding UBP-type zinc finger domain-containing protein, whose amino-acid sequence MAACKHVSEIRDVNPSSYGCEECLKIGAQWVHLRMCLTCGHVGCCDSSPNKHATKHFHATKHPIMQSFEPGETWRWCYVDQKEV is encoded by the coding sequence ATGGCAGCCTGCAAACACGTTTCTGAAATCCGCGATGTCAACCCGTCTTCTTACGGATGTGAAGAGTGCCTGAAGATCGGTGCCCAGTGGGTCCACCTGCGCATGTGTCTTACCTGCGGCCACGTCGGATGCTGCGACAGTTCTCCCAATAAACATGCCACCAAGCACTTCCATGCCACCAAGCACCCCATCATGCAATCCTTCGAACCCGGCGAAACCTGGCGCTGGTGCTACGTCGATCAGAAAGAAGTTTAG